The following are encoded in a window of Amaranthus tricolor cultivar Red isolate AtriRed21 chromosome 2, ASM2621246v1, whole genome shotgun sequence genomic DNA:
- the LOC130802077 gene encoding F-box/LRR-repeat MAX2 homolog A, which yields MASTIHDLPEALLSHILSLISEPRFRNSASLVSQKWRILERHTRTHLTLRGNIRDLLFHLPDCFTYVTHLDLSLLSPWGLSLSSSLSFMDEPSFLLARRLHLAFPSVISLTLYSRSYCTLSLFSPFFASIKHVKLVRWHQRPNQTPIGSDFVTIFENSGILRSIDLSCFYYWTDDLTHALEAYPMIGKNLVELNLLNFSLSEGFKSHEIIEITKICPNLKDFRIVCVFDPRYIGYVGDEALLAIPSNCKELRVLHLADISQGDRDIDEEGFSSEDAGFSIQSLVGFFSGLRLIEELVLDVWPNVRGSWVCLEALASRCPNLRSLELGCFHEICKAIESHLDGIALCQGLESLTIKNSADLNDFGLIAIGRGCSKLSKFEVRGCRKITMRGLRTMVCLLSKSLVEVKVSNCRYLDAPASVMAVEPIRDRIRRLHIDCIWDGEKPDNENEDELAVLSVDEFNELETKDDDDMIEEENRMKKRCRMSLDAESWLMMNGNIREYSTSNGYRLKTWACLEFLSLWIGVGELLTPLADVGLEDCPNLTEIHIKMEGDCRERPKPSQGTFGISSLVRYPRLSKMKLDCGDTIGYALTAPSGHMDLSLWERWFLNGIRSLTLNELDYWPPQDREVNQRSLSLPAAGLLAQCDSLRKLFIHGTAHEHFMMFLIRIPNLRDVQLRCDYYPAPENDMSTEMRVDSCCRFENKLNARQIPD from the coding sequence ATGGCTTCCACAATCCACGACCTTCCAGAAGCTCTTCTATCCCACATCCTTTCCTTAATATCTGAACCTCGTTTTCGCAACTCAGCTTCTCTTGTTTCTCAAAAATGGCGGATTCTCGAACGCCATACTCGAACTCACTTAACTCTTCGAGGTAACATTCGAGACCTGCTTTTTCATCTACCTGATTGCTTCACTTATGTTACTCATCTCGatctctctcttctttctccttggggactttctctctcttcctctttATCCTTTATGGATGAGCCTTCTTTTCTTCTTGCTCGTCGTCTTCATCTTGCTTTTCCTTCTGTTATTTCTCTTACTCTTTATTCTAGGTCTTACTGCACTCTTTCTTTGTTTTCCCCCTTTTTTGCTTCGATTAAACATGTTAAGCTAGTTAGATGGCATCAAAGACCTAATCAAACTCCAATTGGGTCTGATTTCGTTACGATTTTTGAGAATTCTGGGATTCTTAGGTCAATTGATTTgtcttgtttttattattggacTGATGATCTTACTCATGCTTTAGAAGCTTATCCAATGATTGGGAAGAATTTGGTTGAGTtgaatttgttgaatttttcACTGTCTGAAGGATTTAAGTCGCATGAGATTATTGAGATTACTAAAATTTGCCCTAATTTGAAAGATTTTAGGATTGTGTGTGTTTTTGATCCTAGGTATATTGGGTATGTTGGGGATGAAGCGTTGTTGGCGATTCCTTCTAATTGTAAGGAACTTAGGGTTCTTCATCTTGCTGATATTTCACAAGGTGATCGTGATATTGATGAGGAAGGGTTTAGCAGTGAAGATGCTGGGTTTAGCATTCAGAGTTTAGTTGGATTTTTTTCTGGTTTGAGACTAATTGAGGAATTGGTGTTAGATGTTTGGCCTAATGTTAGAGGAAGTTGGGTTTGTTTGGAAGCTTTGGCTTCGAGGTGTCCGAATTTGAGGTCTCTTGAGTTGGGTTGTTTTCATGAGATTTGTAAGGCTATTGAATCTCATTTGGATGGGATTGCTCTTTGTCAGGGACTTGAATCGTTAACGATTAAGAATTCGGCAGATTTGAATGATTTTGGGTTGATTGCTATTGGTAGGGGATGCTCAAAACTTTCGAAGTTTGAGGTGCGTGGATGTAGAAAGATTACGATGAGGGGATTGAGGACGATGGTGTGTTTGCTTAGTAAGTCTTTAGTTGAAGTGAAGGTTTCGAATTGCAGGTATCTTGATGCCCCTGCTTCGGTGATGGCTGTGGAGCCAATAAGGGATCGGATTAGGAGACTCCACATTGATTGTATTTGGGATGGCGAGAAGCCCGATAACGAGAACGAGGACGAGTTAGCTGTGCTTAGTGTTGATGAATTTAATGAATTAGAAACCAAAGATGACGATGATATGATCGAGGAAGAAAATAGGATGAAGAAGAGATGTAGGATGTCTTTGGACGCAGAAAGTTGGTTAATGATGAATGGCAACATAAGAGAATATAGCACTAGCAATGGCTATCGCTTAAAGACATGGGCATGTCTCGAATTCCTTTCGCTTTGGATCGGTGTAGGAGAGCTCTTGACACCATTAGCAGACGTGGGACTCGAGGATTGCCCTAATTTAACGGAAATTCATATAAAGATGGAGGGTGATTGTCGAGAAAGACCAAAACCGTCACAGGGCACATTTGGGATCAGCTCACTCGTGCGTTACCCAAGATTATCAAAGATGAAGCTAGATTGCGGTGATACAATAGGCTATGCATTGACAGCCCCTTCTGGGCACATGGATCTTAGCTTATGGGAGAGATGGTTCTTGAATGGTATCAGAAGTTTAACACTAAACGAACTCGATTATTGGCCTCCACAAGACAGGGAAGTGAACCAAAGAAGCTTGTCACTTCCTGCGGCCGGACTTCTTGCACAATGTGATTCTTTAAGAAAGCTCTTCATTCATGGAACTGCTCATGAACATTTCATGATGTTTCTGATCCGGATCCCGAACCTAAGAGATGTACAATTGAGATGTGATTACTACCCTGCTCCCGAGAACGATATGAGCACCGAGATGAGAGTAGATTCGTGTTGTcgatttgaaaataagttgaatgCCCGTCAGATTCCCGATTGA
- the LOC130805828 gene encoding elongation factor 2: protein MVKFTAEELRAIMDCKHNIRNMSVIAHVDHGKSTLTDSLVAAAGIIAQEVAGDVRMTDTRADEAERGITIKSTGISLYYEMSDESLKNFKGERKGNEYLINLIDSPGHVDFSSEVTAALRITDGALVVVDCIEGVCVQTETVLRQALGERIRPVLTVNKMDRCFLELQVEGEEAYTTFQKVIENANVIMATYEDPLLGDVQVYPEKGTVAFSAGLHGWAFTLTNFAKMYASKFGVDESKMMERLWGENYFDPATKKWTTKNTGSATCKRGFVQFCYEPIKQIIATCMNDQKDKLWPMLTKLGVQLKNEEKELMGKALMKRVMQTWLPASTALLEMMIYHLPSPATAQKYRVENLYEGPMDDIYATAIRNCDPEGPLMLYVSKMIPASDKGRFFAFGRVFSGKVSTGLKVRIMGPNYVPGEKKDLYVKNVQRTVIWMGKKQETVEDVPCGNTVAMVGLDQFITKNATLTNEKETDAHPIRAMKFSVSPVVRVAVQCKVASDLPKLVEGLKRLAKSDPMVVCTIEESGEHIIAGAGELHLEICLKDLQDDFMGGAEIIKSDPVVSFRETVLERSCRTVMSKSPNKHNRLYMEARPMEDGLAEAIDDGRIGPRDDPKNRSKILAEEFGWDKDLAKKIWCFGPETTGPNMVVDMCKGVQYLNEIKDSVVAGFQWASKEGALAEENMRGICFEVCDVVLHADAIHRGGGQIIPTARRVFYASQLTAKPRLLEPVYLVEIQAPEQALGGIYSVLNQKRGHVFEEMQRPGTPLYNIKAYLPVVESFGFSGTLRAATSGQAFPQCVFDHWEMMASDPLEAGSQASTLVASIRKRKGLKEQMTPLSEYEDKL from the exons ATG GTGAAGTTTACAGCAGAAGAGCTCCGTGCTATCATGGACTGCAAGCATAACATTCGTAACATGTCTGTTATTGCTCATGTGGATCATG GAAAATCTACTTTGACGGATTCTTTGGTGGCTGCTGCTGGTATTATTGCCCAAGAAGTAGCTGGTGATGTACGAATGACTGACACCCGTGCTGATGAAGCTGAACGTGGTATCACCATCAAGTCCACTGGGATTTCTCTCTACTATGAGATGAGTGATGAATCTTTGAAAAATTTCAAGGGAGAGCGTAAAGGCAATGAATACCTCATCAACCTTATCGATTCCCCTGGGCACGTCGACTTCTCGTCAGAGGTCACAGCTGCCCTCCGTATTACTGATGGTGCCCTTGTCGTGGTTGACTGTATTGAGGGTGTGTGTGTCCAGACCGAAACTGTCCTCCGTCAGGCTCTCGGTGAGAGAATTAGACCTGTACTTACTGTTAACAAGATGGACCGTTGCTTCCTTGAGCTTCAGGTTGAGGGAGAGGAGGCATACACTACATTTCAGAAGGTTATTGAGAACGCGAATGTCATCATGGCTACTTATGAAGATCCACTTCTGGGTGATGTCCAAGTTTATCCTGAGAAAGGAACAGTGGCTTTCTCAGCCGGTCTCCATGGGTGGGCATTTACTCTCACCAACTTTGCTAAGATGTATGCCTCCAAGTTTGGTGTTGATGAGTCTAAGATGATGGAACGTCTTTGGGGTGAGAACTACTTTGATCCAGCTACCAAGAAGTGGACCACCAAGAACACTGGTTCTGCTACTTGTAAGCGTGGGTTTGTTCAATTCTGTTACGAGCCCATTAAGCAGATCATTGCTACTTGCATGAATGATCAAAAAGATAAATTGTGGCCCATGTTGACAAAGCTTGGAGTTCAGTTGAAGAACGAAGAGAAAGAATTGATGGGAAAGGCATTGATGAAGCGTGTCATGCAGACCTGGCTGCCAGCTAGCACTGCTTTACTTGAAATGATGATCTATCACTTGCCTTCCCCAGCAACGGCTCAGAAATACCGTGTTGAGAACTTGTATGAGGGTCCAATGGATGATATCTATGCTACTGCCATCAGGAACTGTGACCCTGAAGGTCCTTTGATGCTTTATGTGTCAAAAATGATTCCAGCTTCTGACAAGGGTAGGTTCTTTGCTTTCGGTCGTGTCTTCTCTGGTAAGGTTTCAACTGGTTTGAAGGTTCGGATTATGGGTCCAAACTATGTTCCTGGTGAGAAGAAGGATCTTTATGTCAAGAATGTCCAGAGAACGGTTATCTGGATGGGAAAGAAGCAGGAAACCGTTGAGGATGTTCCTTGTGGTAACACTGTCGCCATGGTTGGTTTGGATCAATTTATTACCAAGAATGCTACCCTCACAAACGAGAAGGAAACTGATGCTCACCCAATTCGTGCCATGAAGTTCTCTGTCTCTCCTGTTGTCCGTGTTGCCGTTCAGTGTAAGGTTGCATCTGATCTTCCCAAGCTTGTGGAAGGTCTCAAACGTTTAGCCAAGTCTGATCCTATGGTTGTCTGTACCATTGAGGAATCAGGTGAACACATTATTGCTGGTGCTGGTGAGCTTCATCTTGAGATCTGTTTGAAGGATCTTCAAGATGATTTCATGGGTGGTGCTGAAATCATCAAGTCTGATCCCGTTGTGTCCTTCCGTGAGACTGTTCTTGAGAGGTCCTGCCGTACTGTGATGAGCAAGTCTCCAAACAAGCACAACCGTCTTTACATGGAAGCTCGTCCCATGGAAGATGGACTTGCTGAGGCTATTGATGATGGCCGAATTGGTCCAAGGGATGACCCAAAGAACCGTTCCAAGATCTTGGCCGAGGAATTTGGCTGGGATAAGGACCTTGCAAAGAAAATCTGGTGTTTTGGTCCTGAAACTACTGGACCCAACATGGTAGTTGATATGTGTAAGGGAGTTCAGTACCTTAATGAAATCAAGGATTCAGTTGTTGCTGGTTTCCAGTGGGCCTCAAAGGAAGGTGCTTTGGCTGAAGAGAACATGAGAGGCATCTGCTTTGAAGTTTGTGACGTGGTTCTCCACGCTGACGCCATCCACCGTGGAGGTGGTCAAATTATCCCAACTGCTAGGAGAGTATTCTATGCTTCCCAGCTGACTGCCAAGCCAAGATTGTTGGAACCCGTGTACCTTGTGGAAATTCAAGCTCCTGAACAAGCTCTTGGAGGTATCTACAGTGTTCTTAACCAGAAGCGTGGTCACGTGTTCGAAGAAATGCAGAGGCCAGGGACCCCACTCTACAACATCAAGGCATACCTGCCTGTCGTCGAGTCTTTTGGTTTTTCAGGTACATTGAGAGCTGCCACATCCGGTCAGGCCTTCCCTCAGTGTGTCTTTGATCACTGGGAGATGATGGCCTCGGATCCATTGGAGGCTGGATCACAAGCTTCAACCTTGGTGGCCAGTATCCGCAAGAGGAAGGGGCTGAAAGAACAAATGACCCCACTTTCTGAGTATGAAGACAAGCTCTAA
- the LOC130806832 gene encoding trihelix transcription factor ENAP1-like, which produces MEINGDDTSPPPSLSRKLRPHSFTDRYNFKSTPVLREDCWSEESTSALIEAWGSHHLSLNRGNLRQHHWSEVAAAVNSSGENRRRTDTQCKNRIDTLKKKYKIEKSKTVDSFGSYVSPWPFFSRLDYLIAGVSEDSVSSRKVSPETPVPTNFPVAPRSMITRKRTSMVDDSFFRRNFVDVVAAAAKVEEEEERGRVSSEPTGTFSGVTRREQTEREENGSYKDGCRQLAEAIMRFGEVYERVEAVKQEQLIELEKHRLEFVKDLEYQRMKLLMDTQIQLARIKRSKHSDGADSYL; this is translated from the exons ATGGAAATCAATGGCGACGACACCTCACCGCCGCCGTCACTCAGCCGAAAACTACGCCCTCATTCGTTTACAGATCGTTACAATTTCAAATCTACGCCAGTGCTCCGGGAAGATTGCTGGTCGGAGGAATCAACAAGCGCGCTTATCGAAGCCTGGGGTTCTCATCATCTCTCTCTTAATCGGGGAAATCTCCGTCAACATCATTGGTCAGAAGTTGCTGCCGCCGTCAATTCTTCCGGCGAAAATCGCCGGCGAACAGACACCCAGTGCAAGAATCGTATCGATACGTTGAAGAAGAAGTATAAGATCGAAAAATCGAAGACCGTTGATTCTTTCGGTAGTTACGTTAGTCCTTGGCCGTTTTTCTCCCGCCTTGATTATCTCATTGCCGGTGTCAGTGAGGATTCTGTATCATCCAGGAAAGTATCACCCGAAACTCCGGTGCCGACAAATTTTCCGGTAGCGCCAAGGTCGATGATTACTAGGAAGAGGACGTCGATGGTTGATGATTCATTTTTCCGGCGGAATTTTGTGGATGTTGTGGCGGCAGCGGCGAAggttgaggaggaggaagagaGAGGAAGAGTGTCTTCAGAGCCCACGGGAACGTTTAGCGGCGTGACGAGAAGGGAACAAACTGAGAGGGAAGAGAATGGAAGTTATAAGGATGGGTGTCGGCAATTGGCGGAAGCGATCATGAGATTCGGAGAGGTGTATGAGAGAGTAGAAGCAGTGAAGCAGGAGCAATTGATTGAACTTGAAAAACATAGGTTGGAATTTGTTAAGGATTTGGAGTATCAAAGGATGAAGTTGCTTATGGATACTCAGATTCAGCTTGCTCGTATTAAACGCTCTAAACACTCCGACGGCGCTG ATAGTTACTTGTAG
- the LOC130806167 gene encoding protein LIGHT-DEPENDENT SHORT HYPOCOTYLS 10: MEGSSSSSSTQNYEATPPPSPTPSRYESQKRRDWNTFGQYLRNQHPPVPLSQCTCHHVLDFLRYLDQFGKTKVHVLGCMFYGQPEPPAPCPCPLRQAWGSLDALIGRLRAAYEENGGSPEMNPFAGSAIRVYLREVRECQAKARGIPYKKKKKVGGRGGGSGSGSSEDSSSFSPGGSSSSMMMMRFP; the protein is encoded by the coding sequence ATGGAgggttcatcttcttcatcatcaaccCAAAACTATGAAgcaacaccaccaccatcaccaactcCAAGTCGTTATGAATCCCAAAAAAGAAGAGATTGGAACACTTTTGGGCAATACTTAAGGAATCAACACCCTCCGGTTCCTTTATCTCAATGCACTTGTCACCATGTGTTAGATTTCCTTCGTTACTTGGATCAATTTGGAAAAACTAAGGTCCATGTCCTTGGGTGCATGTTTTACGGGCAACCTGAACCACCAGCCCCTTGCCCATGCCCTCTTAGGCAAGCTTGGGGCAGTCTTGATGCCCTCATAGGCCGCCTTCGTGCAGCCTATGAAGAAAATGGTGGCTCCCCTGAGATGAACCCTTTTGCTGGTAGCGCGATAAGGGTTTATCTTAGGGAGGTTAGAGAATGTCAAGCTAAAGCTCGAGGTATTCCTtacaaaaagaagaaaaaagtaGGTGGAAGAGGTGGTGGAAGTGGGAGTGGAAGTAGTGAAgattcttcttctttctctcctggtggttcttcttcttctatgatgatgatgagattTCCTTAA